A single window of Metallosphaera hakonensis JCM 8857 = DSM 7519 DNA harbors:
- the proS gene encoding proline--tRNA ligase, whose product MKVSREKWTSNFSEWFDWVISEAEIYDYGRYPVKGSGVWMPYGFKIRQNVISLIRKLLDETGHEEILFPLLVPEELLKKETEHIKGFEKEVFWVTHGGEEKLETRFALRPTSEVAITLMESLWIKGYTQLPRKFYQIVSVFRYETKATRPMIRVRELSTFKEAHTVHETFEDASRQVDEAVEIYSKFFDLLGIPYLISKRPEWDKFAGAEYTIALDTIMPDGRALQIGTAHHLGQHFTKAMDYKIQRADGSLVHPHQTSYGISDRVIATVIAINGDDHGPVLTPVVAPIEGVVIPIPAKTPEDTEKVVQYAKEITSTLISSGIRAVLDSSNDRTPGEKYYVWELKGVPIRIEVGMRELSSGSVFLKRRDTLEGKTVKREDLVKEFKNLEDVLISDLRKRAWDVFRERVKRFENLDEVKKFLDNKGGIAEVPWCGSETCGLSIEEQVQGRVLGTPLKPESNGKCVVCGKPSANILRIAKTY is encoded by the coding sequence ATGAAAGTATCCAGGGAGAAATGGACTTCTAATTTCAGTGAATGGTTCGATTGGGTTATTTCAGAGGCCGAAATATATGATTACGGAAGATATCCGGTCAAGGGATCAGGCGTCTGGATGCCCTACGGTTTCAAGATAAGGCAAAACGTTATCTCTCTAATTAGGAAGCTTCTAGATGAGACCGGACATGAGGAGATCCTCTTTCCTCTCCTCGTTCCAGAGGAGCTCCTAAAGAAGGAGACCGAGCATATCAAGGGATTTGAGAAAGAGGTCTTTTGGGTAACACATGGAGGCGAGGAGAAATTAGAAACTAGGTTCGCGCTGAGACCAACCTCTGAGGTCGCAATAACCCTAATGGAGTCGCTGTGGATCAAGGGCTACACTCAGCTCCCTAGAAAGTTCTATCAGATTGTTAGTGTCTTCAGATATGAGACTAAGGCCACTAGACCCATGATACGCGTGCGTGAGTTGTCTACATTCAAGGAGGCCCATACGGTCCATGAGACCTTCGAGGACGCATCCAGGCAGGTGGACGAGGCAGTTGAGATTTACAGCAAGTTCTTTGATCTCCTTGGTATTCCTTATCTAATCTCCAAGAGACCTGAATGGGACAAGTTCGCTGGAGCCGAGTACACTATCGCCTTGGACACGATCATGCCTGACGGAAGGGCATTGCAAATTGGAACAGCACACCATCTTGGACAGCACTTCACGAAGGCAATGGACTACAAGATACAGAGGGCTGACGGTAGCTTAGTTCATCCCCATCAAACGAGTTATGGAATATCTGATAGAGTGATAGCCACAGTTATAGCCATCAACGGGGATGATCACGGTCCAGTTCTAACGCCGGTGGTGGCTCCCATTGAGGGCGTAGTGATACCAATTCCCGCTAAGACACCTGAGGATACGGAGAAAGTGGTCCAATACGCTAAGGAAATAACTTCCACTCTAATCTCGAGTGGAATAAGAGCAGTCCTGGACAGTTCCAACGATAGGACGCCCGGAGAAAAATACTACGTCTGGGAACTGAAAGGGGTTCCCATAAGGATCGAAGTGGGAATGAGGGAACTGAGTTCAGGGTCGGTCTTCCTCAAGAGGAGAGATACCTTAGAGGGCAAAACTGTGAAAAGGGAAGATCTTGTGAAGGAGTTCAAGAATCTCGAAGATGTCTTGATCTCTGATTTGAGGAAGAGAGCTTGGGACGTTTTTAGAGAGAGAGTGAAGAGATTTGAAAATCTAGATGAGGTTAAGAAGTTCCTCGACAACAAGGGTGGAATAGCGGAAGTTCCCTGGTGTGGATCGGAGACGTGTGGACTCAGCATAGAAGAGCAAGTGCAGGGGAGAGTGCTGGGGACTCCCCTTAAACCAGAGTCCAACGGTAAGTGTGTTGTCTGCGGAAAACCGTCCGCTAACATCCTCAGAATAGCAAAAACTTATTAG
- a CDS encoding V-type ATP synthase subunit D — MSSRRVLPTKINLISMRNQLKLIRVIKRLLENKREVLLIYLRTYINEYEKIYNEVNKALGEVYDSYMKAVVDEGIGSLEEISNSQTNSLQLRSSTRVIFGVKIPITEINESTIPPKPFSEVETSPYLSEAYDKMRETLVKVIKLVELESTIRSLVAELRKTQRLINAIDTSILPFYNNSVKYIRSILNDRSREEFVRLKVTRRILQRRRGDGH; from the coding sequence ATGAGCTCAAGGAGAGTTCTACCAACTAAGATAAACCTAATTAGCATGAGGAACCAACTTAAGTTAATAAGGGTTATAAAGAGGCTTTTAGAGAACAAAAGGGAAGTCCTTCTCATCTATCTTAGAACCTACATCAATGAATATGAAAAAATTTACAATGAAGTTAATAAGGCCCTAGGGGAAGTTTACGATAGTTACATGAAGGCAGTAGTGGATGAAGGAATAGGAAGTCTGGAAGAGATTTCCAATTCCCAGACCAACTCGCTTCAGCTTAGGAGTTCCACTAGGGTCATATTTGGGGTAAAGATTCCGATAACTGAGATTAACGAGTCCACAATTCCCCCGAAACCCTTTAGCGAAGTGGAAACGTCACCTTATCTCTCCGAGGCCTACGACAAAATGAGGGAGACCCTAGTGAAGGTCATTAAGCTCGTGGAGCTGGAGTCCACTATCAGGTCCCTCGTCGCTGAACTTAGGAAAACTCAAAGGCTCATAAACGCCATAGACACTTCGATCTTACCCTTCTACAATAACTCAGTTAAATACATTAGATCTATCTTGAACGATCGCAGTAGGGAGGAGTTCGTAAGGCTTAAAGTGACTAGGAGAATCTTACAGAGGAGAAGAGGAGATGGACACTAA
- a CDS encoding ATP synthase subunit K (produces ATP from ADP in the presence of a proton gradient across the membrane; the K subunit is a nonenzymatic component which binds the dimeric form by interacting with the G and E subunits), which translates to MEYSKRIKYVIFLLPLLMGSAIAFAQTTPPSETSTGFSGINIGAGLAVGLAAIGAGMAVGMAAAAGIGVLTERRDMFGTVLIFVAIGEGIAVYGILFAVLMLFGKF; encoded by the coding sequence ATGGAGTATTCAAAAAGAATAAAATATGTTATATTTCTTCTACCGCTTTTAATGGGGTCTGCTATCGCCTTCGCCCAGACTACGCCTCCTTCTGAGACTTCCACTGGCTTCTCAGGCATAAACATAGGTGCAGGTCTAGCTGTGGGTTTGGCAGCAATCGGTGCAGGAATGGCTGTGGGAATGGCGGCGGCTGCAGGTATTGGCGTACTGACAGAGAGGAGAGATATGTTCGGTACTGTGCTGATCTTCGTTGCCATAGGTGAAGGGATAGCTGTGTATGGTATATTATTCGCAGTGCTGATGTTGTTCGGTAAGTTCTAG
- a CDS encoding PINc/VapC family ATPase, translating into MSSEFLLDKSSLLQGISRYIEKNLINGTFLVHRALLRQLEQESKQGLVTSDIALEEISRLKELSEKFLFAVELVGKEGEDTERELRNYCIERGCSLLTADELQRKMSELLGISVKFLEPLPEPLSIETFFDETTMSVHLKEDALPKAKKGRPGDWEFEVIGEKPISGVEIKKMVSEILNSIRWTKGSFIEIERKGSTIVQLSNYRIVITRPPLSDGWEVTATRPVARKKLEDYALNPDLVQRLEQRAEGILIAGSPGMGKTTFAQALAEYYMKMGKIVKTIESPRDMHLPPDITQYSKNYAEIGELHDILLLSRPDYTVYDEMRNDEDFRLYIDLRLAGIGMIGVVHATTPIDAIHRFLNRVDLGTIPGILDTVLFINKGTVEKVYSLEMTVKVPEGLREADLARPVVQIKDFLNDKVEYEIYVFGEQTMIVPVGRLNLNSVENRITRAISGVIPDAKVKRENGEYVVEIPREGISSFNRKINTKLRKLEKKHGIKIRIKLQDKES; encoded by the coding sequence TTGTCCAGTGAGTTTTTGCTTGATAAGAGCTCTTTACTTCAGGGAATAAGCAGATACATAGAGAAGAACCTGATTAATGGAACCTTTCTGGTCCATAGGGCCCTTCTTAGACAGTTGGAGCAGGAGTCGAAGCAGGGCTTAGTGACAAGCGACATTGCACTAGAGGAGATAAGCAGGTTGAAGGAACTTTCAGAGAAGTTCCTATTCGCAGTGGAATTGGTTGGGAAAGAGGGGGAGGACACCGAGCGCGAGTTACGGAACTATTGTATTGAAAGGGGATGCAGTCTTCTAACCGCTGATGAGCTCCAGAGAAAAATGAGCGAACTTCTGGGGATAAGCGTGAAATTCCTTGAACCTCTTCCTGAACCGCTCTCAATAGAGACATTCTTCGACGAGACCACCATGAGCGTTCATCTCAAGGAAGACGCACTACCCAAGGCGAAGAAGGGCAGGCCTGGGGATTGGGAGTTCGAGGTTATCGGGGAGAAACCGATTTCTGGGGTTGAGATCAAAAAGATGGTTTCAGAGATCCTGAATTCCATTAGATGGACCAAGGGTTCGTTTATTGAAATAGAGAGGAAAGGATCAACTATAGTTCAGCTCAGCAATTATAGGATAGTGATTACGAGACCTCCCCTCTCTGATGGCTGGGAAGTCACTGCAACTAGACCCGTAGCAAGGAAGAAGCTAGAGGATTACGCTCTGAATCCGGACCTTGTTCAGAGATTGGAGCAGAGAGCGGAGGGAATTCTAATTGCGGGATCCCCTGGTATGGGGAAGACGACCTTCGCTCAGGCGTTGGCAGAGTATTACATGAAAATGGGCAAGATCGTGAAAACCATAGAGTCTCCTAGGGACATGCATTTACCTCCAGATATAACCCAATACTCAAAGAATTACGCCGAGATAGGAGAGCTCCACGACATTCTTCTATTGAGTAGACCTGATTACACAGTATATGACGAAATGAGAAACGACGAAGATTTCAGACTCTACATTGATCTCAGGCTTGCAGGAATAGGAATGATCGGAGTAGTTCATGCCACTACCCCCATAGATGCAATTCACAGATTCCTTAATAGAGTGGACTTGGGTACGATTCCGGGGATTCTGGATACCGTTCTCTTTATTAATAAGGGAACAGTGGAGAAGGTATATAGCCTCGAAATGACCGTAAAAGTACCTGAGGGATTAAGGGAGGCTGATTTAGCTAGGCCAGTGGTTCAGATTAAGGACTTCTTGAACGACAAGGTGGAGTATGAGATTTACGTCTTTGGAGAGCAGACCATGATTGTTCCTGTGGGAAGATTGAACCTAAACAGTGTAGAGAACAGGATCACGAGGGCGATCTCCGGTGTCATTCCAGATGCCAAGGTAAAAAGAGAGAACGGAGAGTACGTGGTCGAGATTCCGAGAGAGGGAATCTCAAGCTTCAATAGAAAAATAAACACAAAGCTCCGCAAGCTAGAGAAGAAACATGGAATCAAGATAAGGATAAAGCTCCAGGATAAGGAATCTTAA
- a CDS encoding V-type ATP synthase subunit B, protein MESSMNVREYSNISMIKGPLVMVQGVADSAYNELVEVELANGEKRRGIVVDSQKGVSIVQVFEGTRGISPVGTTVRFLGRGLEVKISEEMLGRIFNPLGDPLDNGPMVIKGEKRDINGEPINPATRDYPEEFIQTGISAIDGLNSLLRGQKLPIFSGSGLPANVLAAQIAKQATVRGEESNFAVVFGAIGVRYDEALFFRKFFEETGAINRVALIMSLANEPPVMKTLTPKTALTLAEYLAFEQDMHVLAILIDMTNYCEALREISASKEEVPGRGGYPGYMYTDLAQTYERAGKVVGKKGSITQMPILTMPNDDITHPIPDLTGYITEGQITLDRTLYNKGIYPPINVLMSLSRLAKDGIGEGKTRDDHKDVSNQLFAAYAKAVDTRGLAAIIGEDSLSEADKSYLKFGDAFERKFVSQGVNENRDIETTLDIGWEVLSLLPERELTNVKLDYIKKYHPAYRGKK, encoded by the coding sequence ATGGAGTCATCAATGAATGTCAGGGAGTATTCCAATATTTCCATGATAAAGGGACCCCTCGTTATGGTTCAGGGGGTAGCCGATTCGGCTTACAACGAGCTAGTCGAAGTGGAGTTGGCTAACGGAGAAAAGAGAAGAGGTATAGTAGTTGATAGCCAGAAGGGTGTATCAATAGTTCAGGTCTTTGAGGGGACGAGGGGGATATCCCCCGTGGGTACAACCGTTAGATTCCTGGGTAGGGGACTTGAGGTAAAGATATCCGAAGAGATGCTGGGTAGAATTTTCAACCCATTGGGAGATCCGTTGGACAATGGTCCCATGGTGATCAAGGGTGAGAAAAGGGACATAAATGGAGAGCCTATCAATCCAGCTACAAGGGATTACCCCGAGGAGTTTATTCAGACAGGAATATCCGCCATAGACGGGCTCAACTCCCTCCTGAGGGGACAGAAGCTCCCGATCTTTAGCGGAAGCGGTCTTCCTGCAAACGTTCTAGCAGCGCAGATAGCGAAACAGGCAACAGTGAGAGGAGAGGAAAGCAACTTCGCAGTGGTGTTCGGAGCCATAGGAGTGAGGTATGATGAAGCGCTATTTTTCAGGAAGTTCTTTGAGGAGACTGGCGCAATAAATAGAGTTGCCCTGATAATGAGCTTGGCAAACGAGCCACCAGTAATGAAGACCCTTACTCCGAAGACTGCTCTTACCTTGGCCGAGTATCTTGCCTTTGAGCAGGACATGCACGTCTTAGCTATACTCATTGACATGACCAATTACTGCGAAGCTCTTAGAGAAATAAGCGCCTCAAAGGAGGAAGTCCCTGGAAGAGGAGGTTACCCAGGATATATGTACACGGATCTAGCTCAGACCTACGAGAGGGCAGGAAAGGTTGTGGGTAAGAAGGGGTCTATTACCCAAATGCCCATTCTGACCATGCCAAACGATGATATTACTCATCCAATTCCTGATCTAACGGGTTACATCACAGAAGGTCAGATTACCCTTGATAGGACCCTGTACAATAAGGGAATCTATCCGCCAATTAACGTTCTCATGAGCCTCTCAAGACTCGCTAAGGACGGAATAGGTGAGGGCAAAACTAGAGACGACCATAAGGACGTTTCAAATCAACTCTTCGCTGCCTATGCGAAGGCTGTAGATACCAGAGGTTTGGCAGCAATCATCGGGGAGGATAGTCTCTCGGAAGCAGATAAGAGCTATTTAAAGTTCGGAGACGCCTTTGAGAGGAAGTTCGTGAGCCAGGGAGTGAACGAGAACAGAGATATAGAGACCACGCTAGATATTGGTTGGGAAGTTTTGTCCCTATTACCAGAGAGAGAGCTCACCAATGTCAAGCTTGACTATATAAAGAAATATCATCCAGCCTATCGTGGTAAGAAATGA
- the hjc gene encoding Holliday junction resolvase Hjc, whose amino-acid sequence MNQRKSRGSSVERYVLSLLRDRGFAVIRSPASGSKRKDPAPDLVALKNGVILLIEVKSRRKTGHIYITKEQVAGILEFSRKSGGELFLAVKHPKLLKFIRFQELKKTDGGNYVVTEDAIERGVDVDGLVRYVESKFSKTLDTFL is encoded by the coding sequence GTGAACCAGAGAAAGAGCAGAGGTTCAAGCGTTGAGAGATACGTTCTTTCTTTGTTACGTGATAGGGGGTTTGCGGTCATAAGATCGCCCGCGAGCGGAAGCAAAAGGAAGGACCCCGCCCCTGACCTAGTAGCCTTAAAGAATGGGGTCATTCTTCTGATTGAGGTGAAGAGTAGGAGGAAAACTGGGCACATTTACATCACTAAGGAACAGGTTGCCGGTATACTGGAATTCTCCAGGAAGAGTGGAGGCGAGCTTTTTCTGGCAGTGAAACATCCTAAGCTTCTGAAATTTATCAGATTTCAGGAACTCAAGAAGACAGACGGAGGAAACTACGTTGTAACCGAGGATGCCATAGAGAGAGGAGTGGACGTGGACGGATTAGTTCGTTACGTTGAATCCAAGTTCAGCAAGACTTTAGATACATTCCTGTAG
- the ilvC gene encoding ketol-acid reductoisomerase, producing the protein MSHIAKIYTDRDTTLDPLKGKKIAVLGYGSQGRAWALNLRDSGLHVTVGLEREGKSWEQAKADGFDPKKTEDAVKDADVVIFLVPDMAQRLVYREKVQPYIRDGMDIVFAHGFNIHYRLIEPPSNVDVYMVAPKGPGPIVREFYVKGGGVPVLVAVHQNHSGKAMEKALAIAKALGGTRAGAIETTFKEETETDLIGEQTILVGGVMELMKAAFETLVEMGYQPEVAYFETINELKMIVDLIYDKGFMGMLKAVSDTAKYGGFTVGKQVINNETRKRLREAAEKVRSGKFAEEWIEEYGRGSPTLQKGMEDMDKSLEEQTGRRLKEIIERGKPKS; encoded by the coding sequence GTGAGTCATATAGCAAAGATATACACGGATAGGGATACAACCCTAGACCCTCTTAAGGGGAAAAAGATAGCCGTACTGGGATACGGAAGTCAAGGAAGGGCCTGGGCTCTAAACCTTAGGGACTCAGGGCTTCACGTTACTGTAGGTCTAGAGAGGGAAGGGAAAAGTTGGGAACAGGCTAAGGCTGACGGTTTCGATCCGAAGAAGACTGAGGATGCGGTCAAGGACGCCGATGTCGTAATATTCCTTGTCCCAGACATGGCTCAAAGGCTAGTATACAGGGAGAAAGTTCAGCCCTACATCAGGGATGGGATGGACATAGTCTTTGCCCACGGTTTCAACATTCATTACAGGCTAATAGAACCGCCTAGTAACGTCGACGTTTACATGGTTGCGCCTAAGGGTCCAGGACCAATTGTAAGGGAATTCTACGTTAAAGGTGGAGGAGTACCAGTTCTAGTCGCAGTGCATCAAAATCACTCAGGAAAGGCAATGGAGAAAGCTCTAGCCATAGCTAAGGCATTGGGTGGAACTAGGGCAGGAGCCATAGAGACCACATTTAAGGAGGAGACCGAGACCGACTTAATCGGAGAACAAACGATCCTTGTGGGAGGAGTAATGGAACTCATGAAGGCCGCTTTTGAAACCCTGGTGGAAATGGGCTATCAGCCGGAGGTAGCCTACTTTGAGACTATCAATGAACTGAAAATGATCGTGGACTTAATCTACGATAAGGGCTTCATGGGAATGTTGAAGGCCGTCTCGGACACAGCTAAGTACGGCGGATTCACAGTAGGTAAGCAGGTAATCAACAATGAGACGAGGAAGAGACTTAGGGAGGCAGCTGAAAAAGTAAGATCTGGTAAATTCGCGGAGGAATGGATTGAGGAATACGGGAGAGGTAGTCCAACCTTACAAAAGGGCATGGAAGATATGGATAAGAGCCTTGAAGAGCAAACTGGCAGAAGACTTAAGGAAATCATAGAGAGAGGGAAACCTAAGTCCTAA
- the pdxS gene encoding pyridoxal 5'-phosphate synthase lyase subunit PdxS, whose protein sequence is MRLYELSFYEVEQFFYKLAEFRDTIKDNGLMTYFPELVSTSGPIQGTARVKHAFPIFQKGGVVMDVTNVEQAGIAEEAGAVSVMVLDKLPYDVRKAGGVARMADPKVIEEVMNSITIPVMAKVRIGHVYEAKVLETLGVDMIDESEVLTPADEEHHINKWEFKVPFVNGARSLGEALRRITEGASMIRTKGEPGTGNVSEAVKHIRLVNQELRSLLSMAEEDRVKKARELQVPYELVELTVRYARLPVVNFAAGGIATPADAALMMWLGTDGIFVGSGIFKSEDPLERAKAVVLATSGWEDPEIVLEAQKMISEHKAMMGIDIKTLKPEELMQVRGA, encoded by the coding sequence ATGAGGTTATACGAGCTATCGTTCTACGAGGTGGAACAATTCTTTTACAAGTTGGCGGAGTTTAGGGATACTATTAAAGATAACGGACTAATGACTTACTTTCCAGAACTTGTGTCTACATCCGGCCCCATCCAGGGGACAGCTAGGGTTAAGCATGCCTTCCCTATTTTCCAGAAGGGAGGAGTAGTTATGGACGTAACCAACGTAGAGCAAGCGGGGATAGCGGAGGAAGCCGGAGCAGTATCAGTTATGGTTCTAGACAAACTTCCCTATGACGTGAGAAAGGCAGGTGGAGTGGCCAGGATGGCCGATCCTAAGGTTATAGAGGAAGTCATGAACTCCATTACCATTCCCGTAATGGCTAAAGTCAGAATTGGTCACGTTTACGAAGCCAAGGTTTTAGAGACCTTAGGCGTAGATATGATTGACGAGAGCGAGGTTCTAACTCCAGCAGACGAGGAACACCATATAAACAAGTGGGAATTCAAGGTTCCGTTTGTTAATGGTGCGAGGAGCTTGGGTGAGGCTTTAAGGAGAATAACCGAAGGAGCCTCAATGATAAGGACCAAGGGTGAACCGGGCACAGGTAACGTTAGCGAGGCCGTAAAGCACATAAGACTAGTGAACCAGGAGCTACGCTCCCTTCTATCCATGGCTGAAGAGGATAGGGTTAAGAAGGCAAGGGAACTACAGGTTCCCTACGAACTTGTTGAGCTGACAGTGAGATATGCTAGGTTACCGGTCGTAAACTTTGCTGCAGGCGGGATAGCTACACCTGCAGACGCTGCGCTAATGATGTGGCTAGGAACAGATGGAATCTTCGTTGGATCTGGTATATTCAAGAGTGAAGACCCATTGGAGAGAGCCAAGGCAGTGGTCTTAGCTACCTCTGGATGGGAGGACCCCGAGATAGTCTTAGAGGCTCAGAAGATGATCAGTGAACATAAAGCAATGATGGGAATTGATATCAAAACTCTGAAGCCGGAGGAACTCATGCAGGTGAGGGGAGCATGA
- a CDS encoding 30S ribosomal protein S26e, producing the protein MPKKRESRGRRKGDKGHVGYVMCDNCGARVPEDKAVCVTRTYSPVDASLANELEKKGAIITRYPVTKCYCVNCAVHFGIIKIRAENERKSRARLF; encoded by the coding sequence TTGCCTAAGAAGAGGGAGAGTAGAGGTAGAAGGAAGGGCGATAAGGGTCATGTAGGTTACGTCATGTGCGACAATTGTGGAGCAAGGGTTCCTGAGGACAAGGCGGTGTGCGTTACGAGGACATATAGCCCTGTGGACGCTTCCTTGGCTAACGAGTTAGAGAAAAAGGGCGCAATAATTACCCGATACCCGGTTACCAAATGCTATTGCGTGAACTGTGCTGTTCACTTTGGAATAATAAAGATAAGGGCAGAAAATGAGAGGAAGTCAAGGGCAAGGCTTTTCTGA
- the pdxT gene encoding pyridoxal 5'-phosphate synthase glutaminase subunit PdxT, with amino-acid sequence MKIGVLAYQGSFEEHALQVKRVFDKIGKGEVVPVKKTKDLDVDAIIIPGGESTTIGQVAQRMGLLDPLREKVMQGIPVMGTCAGAIMLSKEVTDAKVKNKAQPLIGVMDASIIRNYYGRQRESFEAIVDLEEIEGGRERFVFIRAPAISRVWGKAKALASLNDVIVMAQQDQILTTTFHPELSGTTIVHEYFLKMVKR; translated from the coding sequence ATGAAGATAGGAGTTCTAGCCTATCAGGGAAGCTTCGAGGAGCATGCCCTCCAAGTCAAGAGGGTATTTGATAAAATTGGCAAGGGTGAGGTTGTTCCAGTAAAGAAAACCAAGGATTTAGACGTTGATGCAATAATTATCCCAGGTGGGGAAAGTACTACCATTGGACAGGTTGCGCAACGTATGGGTCTCCTTGATCCGTTGAGAGAGAAGGTAATGCAGGGAATACCAGTCATGGGCACTTGCGCAGGTGCCATTATGTTGTCCAAGGAAGTTACTGACGCGAAAGTTAAGAACAAGGCTCAACCCCTCATTGGAGTAATGGATGCCTCAATAATCAGGAATTACTACGGAAGACAAAGGGAGAGCTTTGAGGCCATAGTGGATCTAGAGGAGATAGAGGGCGGAAGAGAGAGATTTGTGTTCATAAGGGCCCCAGCGATTTCAAGGGTATGGGGCAAGGCGAAAGCATTGGCTTCCTTAAACGACGTGATTGTGATGGCACAACAGGACCAGATACTCACTACCACATTCCATCCCGAGCTTTCAGGGACAACTATTGTTCATGAGTACTTCCTGAAGATGGTTAAGAGATAG
- a CDS encoding ATP synthase subunit A: MTQGKVARVNGPLVVAEGMKDAQMFEVVEVGEPRLVGEITRIEGDRAYIQVYEDTSGIRPGEPVYGSGAPLSVELGPGLLGQLFDGLLRPLGEIKEVTKSPFIKRGIKLPTLNREKKWHFVPKVKKGDAVEEGDILGVVQETGLVEHRILVPPYIHGKVKEVVADGDYKVEDNVAIIDMNGDEVPIKMMQKWPVRVPRPFKEKLDPREPLLTGVRILDTVFPMAKGGTAAIPGPFGSGKTVTLQSLSKWSEAKIVIYVGCGERGNEMTDELRSFPKLKDPWTGRPLLERTVLVANTSNMPVAAREASIYVGVTLAEYFRDQGYDVLTVADSTSRWAEALRDLGGRMEEMPAEEGFPSYLSSRIAEYYERAGRVRALGKPERFGSVTLASAVSPPGGDFTEPVTSTTLRFVRVFWPLDVSLAQARHYPAVNWLQGFSSYVDLVSDWWTKNVDPDWRVMRDFMVRTLLREDELKQIVRLVGPESLAERDKLALEVARLIKEAFLKQNAYDDIDAFSSPQKQVRIMKLIYHYNQYATAAVERGVQVKKIVDKITVVPDIIRSKATIKNDELQKYDELENKLKAQFDELMKEVGM; encoded by the coding sequence ATGACGCAGGGAAAAGTTGCAAGGGTTAACGGCCCGCTAGTCGTGGCCGAAGGTATGAAAGATGCTCAGATGTTCGAGGTAGTTGAAGTCGGCGAGCCCAGATTAGTGGGAGAGATAACCAGAATTGAGGGAGATAGGGCTTACATCCAGGTTTATGAGGACACTAGCGGAATTAGACCTGGGGAGCCGGTCTACGGTAGCGGGGCTCCTCTCTCAGTGGAACTGGGCCCGGGACTTCTTGGACAGCTCTTTGATGGTCTACTCAGACCCCTTGGTGAAATAAAGGAGGTCACTAAGTCTCCGTTCATTAAGAGGGGTATTAAATTACCAACCTTAAATAGGGAGAAGAAATGGCACTTTGTACCCAAGGTCAAGAAGGGTGACGCAGTTGAAGAAGGGGATATCCTAGGAGTTGTTCAGGAGACCGGATTGGTAGAGCACAGGATACTTGTTCCGCCCTACATTCATGGGAAGGTCAAGGAAGTGGTAGCCGATGGTGACTACAAGGTGGAAGATAATGTCGCCATAATAGACATGAACGGTGACGAAGTCCCCATAAAGATGATGCAGAAGTGGCCAGTCAGGGTTCCTAGGCCGTTCAAGGAGAAGCTCGACCCTAGGGAACCTTTACTAACCGGAGTCAGGATCCTCGACACCGTGTTCCCAATGGCCAAGGGCGGCACTGCAGCCATCCCGGGTCCATTCGGAAGCGGTAAAACTGTCACTCTCCAAAGTCTCTCTAAGTGGAGCGAGGCTAAGATCGTCATTTACGTTGGTTGCGGAGAAAGAGGTAATGAGATGACCGATGAGCTAAGAAGCTTCCCCAAGTTAAAGGACCCATGGACAGGTAGGCCTCTCCTTGAGAGGACCGTGCTGGTGGCTAACACAAGCAATATGCCAGTGGCAGCCAGGGAGGCGAGTATTTACGTCGGGGTAACTCTAGCTGAGTATTTCAGGGATCAAGGCTACGACGTTCTAACTGTTGCTGACTCGACGTCGAGATGGGCTGAGGCTCTTAGGGACCTTGGAGGTAGAATGGAGGAGATGCCAGCAGAGGAGGGATTCCCAAGTTACCTCTCATCAAGGATAGCCGAGTATTATGAAAGGGCCGGTAGAGTTAGAGCTTTAGGTAAGCCGGAGAGGTTCGGCTCAGTTACGCTGGCGTCAGCCGTATCTCCTCCGGGCGGAGATTTCACTGAGCCTGTGACCAGCACCACCTTGAGGTTCGTCAGAGTCTTCTGGCCACTGGACGTCTCATTAGCCCAGGCCAGGCACTACCCCGCAGTTAATTGGCTCCAGGGCTTCTCCTCTTACGTTGATCTGGTCTCCGACTGGTGGACTAAGAACGTGGACCCAGATTGGAGAGTCATGAGGGACTTCATGGTTAGAACTCTCCTCAGAGAGGACGAACTGAAACAGATTGTGAGACTGGTGGGTCCAGAGTCTTTGGCAGAAAGGGACAAGTTGGCTCTAGAAGTAGCGAGGCTCATAAAGGAGGCGTTCCTAAAGCAGAACGCATACGATGATATTGATGCCTTCTCATCTCCGCAGAAACAGGTAAGGATAATGAAACTGATCTATCACTACAACCAATATGCTACTGCAGCAGTGGAAAGGGGAGTGCAGGTTAAGAAGATTGTGGACAAGATAACGGTTGTTCCGGATATAATAAGGTCCAAGGCAACCATAAAGAACGACGAACTTCAGAAATACGATGAACTGGAGAACAAGCTAAAAGCCCAGTTCGACGAATTAATGAAGGAGGTAGGTATGTAA